One region of Chitinophaga varians genomic DNA includes:
- a CDS encoding MFS transporter: MENMITLPVERKGSRISNTLVILMAVTCGMVVANIYYNQPLLLMMADTFGVSDSKVSVIATITQVGYTLGLLLIVPLGDKTERRKLILWKLAGATLCMWVAAASMNYYMMVAASLFIGFFSAVPQLLLPMAATLAPDEARGRIVGKVMSGLLIGILLSRTLSGIIGAHLGWRAVFLLGGGMMALLLMVLYRLLPADPPTFTGSYGSLMKSLVSLIKTYPPLRHAALTSFLTFGAFSVFWTTLVFLLEGAPFFYKSDMVGLFGLIGACGALAAPAAGKSADSRGPQFPLRIGVLAMLASFVIMGFSAASLTGLIIGVVLLDIGQQVAHISNQSKVFALLPEARSRLNTVYMTSAFSGGALGSLLGAQVWSHWQWTGVCALGGAFVLAAFLLNFQQRNNTSS, translated from the coding sequence ATGGAAAATATGATAACACTGCCTGTCGAAAGGAAAGGCAGCCGGATATCAAACACGCTTGTAATACTGATGGCCGTCACCTGCGGAATGGTGGTAGCCAACATCTATTACAATCAGCCGCTGTTGCTGATGATGGCCGACACCTTCGGTGTCAGCGACAGCAAAGTAAGCGTGATTGCCACCATTACACAGGTGGGATATACGCTGGGGTTACTGTTGATCGTACCACTGGGAGATAAAACAGAAAGACGTAAACTGATATTATGGAAACTTGCCGGCGCCACGCTTTGTATGTGGGTGGCGGCAGCGTCCATGAACTATTATATGATGGTGGCCGCCAGCCTGTTCATCGGCTTCTTCTCTGCCGTGCCGCAGCTGTTGCTGCCCATGGCCGCCACGCTGGCACCGGATGAAGCCCGCGGCAGAATTGTCGGTAAAGTGATGAGCGGACTGCTGATCGGTATCTTGTTGTCCCGCACCCTCAGCGGTATCATCGGCGCCCATTTAGGCTGGCGCGCGGTGTTCCTGCTGGGCGGCGGCATGATGGCACTTCTACTGATGGTGCTTTATCGCCTGTTGCCTGCTGATCCGCCTACCTTCACTGGCAGCTACGGAAGCCTGATGAAATCACTGGTGTCACTGATAAAGACCTATCCGCCGTTACGACATGCAGCGCTGACCAGCTTCCTGACATTCGGCGCTTTCAGTGTGTTCTGGACTACGCTGGTATTTTTGTTGGAAGGCGCTCCTTTCTTTTATAAAAGCGATATGGTAGGACTCTTCGGCCTGATCGGCGCCTGTGGCGCACTGGCGGCACCGGCGGCCGGTAAGTCTGCCGACAGCAGAGGGCCGCAGTTCCCCCTGCGTATCGGCGTATTGGCCATGCTGGCCTCTTTTGTGATCATGGGCTTCTCCGCCGCTTCACTCACAGGGCTTATCATCGGCGTTGTCCTGCTGGATATCGGTCAACAGGTAGCGCATATCTCCAACCAGTCCAAAGTGTTTGCACTGCTTCCCGAAGCGCGCAGCAGGCTTAACACCGTGTACATGACCAGCGCCTTCTCGGGTGGCGCCCTCGGCTCACTGCTGGGCGCGCAGGTATGGAGCCACTGGCAGTGGACCGGCGTCTGTGCCCTCGGTGGCGCCTTTGTACTCGCCGCGTTTTTACTGAATTTTCAACAACGGAATAATACATCCTCATGA
- a CDS encoding helix-turn-helix domain-containing protein — translation MATTGLKTLGIEKIFNLPYRQEDFKLMVHAPINMPVIDEAHKHDFFMLLIIGHKGSGTHTIDFRDYKAAPRTVFFLAPGQAHQWDLSASTTGYQVMFSGSFMLQKGPMWPFFTPSAHPSLKLSPEQYVQLDAELQLMLKETAANITQHRLQIILLLLQRWYAVAYPSETAAAGNRLINRFLQLLEKQYAQHSEVSYYAAKLHVTPSYLNTVCRRESGITAGEYIRERLLLEAKRLLILTDMDVKEIAFSLGFNDTSYFSRFFRKYTSQTPLDFRRQAGHL, via the coding sequence ATGGCGACCACCGGGCTAAAGACATTGGGCATCGAGAAAATTTTCAATCTCCCCTACCGGCAGGAGGATTTTAAACTGATGGTGCATGCGCCCATCAATATGCCTGTGATAGACGAAGCGCATAAACATGATTTTTTTATGCTGCTGATCATCGGCCACAAAGGCAGCGGCACCCATACGATCGATTTCAGGGATTATAAAGCAGCACCCCGTACCGTTTTTTTCCTGGCGCCCGGCCAGGCCCACCAGTGGGACCTTTCCGCCAGCACTACCGGTTACCAGGTGATGTTCTCCGGAAGTTTTATGTTGCAGAAAGGGCCGATGTGGCCGTTTTTCACACCTTCCGCCCATCCCTCGCTGAAGTTAAGCCCGGAACAATACGTCCAGCTCGATGCCGAGTTGCAGCTGATGCTGAAAGAAACAGCCGCCAATATCACGCAACACCGGCTGCAAATTATCCTGTTGCTGCTACAGCGCTGGTATGCGGTCGCTTATCCTTCCGAAACAGCCGCTGCCGGCAACCGGCTCATCAACCGTTTCCTGCAGCTGCTGGAAAAACAATATGCGCAACACAGCGAAGTGAGTTACTATGCCGCTAAACTACATGTCACCCCCAGTTATCTCAACACCGTCTGCCGCAGGGAATCCGGCATCACCGCCGGTGAATATATCCGGGAAAGGTTACTGCTGGAAGCCAAGCGCCTACTCATACTGACAGATATGGACGTCAAGGAAATCGCCTTCTCCCTCGGCTTCAACGACACCTCCTACTTCTCCCGCTTTTTCAGGAAGTATACCTCGCAAACGCCGTTAGACTTCCGCCGGCAGGCCGGACATCTATAA
- a CDS encoding YheT family hydrolase, with the protein MEYAAPFLLRNRHMQTIYPSLFRKVRPAAYQRRRITTPDGDFLDLDFSEQGADRVVVILHGLEGNASRKYVLGMVHIFNEAGFDTVSMNFRGCSGEPNKLLRFYHSGETDDLHTVIQYLVSLGKYKAVHLVGFSLGGNVTLKYIGERGSGILPVIRSAVAISVPVDLKGSSAELEKKHNIIYMQRFIRNLKEKLELKKQQYPDGISLEGFEQIRSFRQFDDRYTGPMHGFRNALEYWEQCSSLRVLQQISIPTLLVNAKDDPFLSPACYPYEIARHSDTFFLETPFNGGHVGFVTFNEPYYWSEQRALAFIREHA; encoded by the coding sequence ATGGAGTACGCAGCGCCTTTCCTTTTACGCAATCGTCATATGCAGACCATCTATCCTTCCCTCTTCCGGAAGGTGAGGCCGGCTGCCTATCAGCGGCGCCGTATCACGACGCCCGACGGCGATTTCCTGGACCTGGATTTCAGCGAACAGGGGGCCGACAGGGTGGTGGTGATTTTGCATGGTCTCGAAGGCAACGCCTCCCGGAAATATGTGCTGGGGATGGTGCATATTTTTAATGAAGCGGGTTTTGATACAGTGTCCATGAATTTCCGGGGATGCAGCGGGGAACCCAACAAACTGCTGCGGTTTTATCACAGCGGAGAAACGGACGATCTGCATACCGTGATACAATACCTGGTGTCGCTGGGAAAGTATAAGGCTGTTCACCTGGTGGGTTTTTCCCTGGGAGGCAATGTCACGCTGAAATACATCGGTGAGCGGGGAAGTGGTATCCTGCCGGTGATCCGGTCTGCGGTGGCTATTTCGGTGCCGGTTGACCTGAAAGGCAGTTCCGCTGAACTGGAAAAGAAACATAACATCATTTACATGCAGCGGTTCATTCGTAACCTGAAAGAAAAGCTGGAGCTGAAAAAGCAGCAATATCCCGATGGCATCAGCCTCGAGGGTTTTGAGCAGATCCGCAGCTTCCGGCAGTTCGATGACCGCTATACCGGGCCTATGCACGGTTTCCGTAATGCCCTCGAATACTGGGAACAGTGTAGTTCCCTGCGGGTGTTGCAGCAGATCAGTATTCCCACGCTGTTAGTCAATGCGAAAGACGATCCTTTCCTCAGCCCTGCCTGTTACCCCTACGAAATAGCGCGTCACAGCGATACTTTTTTCCTGGAAACACCGTTTAATGGAGGCCATGTAGGCTTCGTGACTTTTAATGAGCCCTACTACTGGTCAGAACAAAGGGCGCTCGCCTTTATCCGGGAACATGCTTAA
- a CDS encoding FecR family protein: protein MATNSSDLIRALFDEQRNGTLSESAAQQLKQLLDSDPLARETWDALQQEAARQAAPPAPPRRLSGQWFVWAAAALLLMVAAGSFFIYHTHQHDSIFPARTRDFVPVKNAVQLLVPGRASLALTGDSAFQIWQVGQVQLRNDSTGLHYSGNAKGYALNTLLIPPGADYRITLSDGTEVWLNCASKLRFPFSFPDHKREVYLEGEAWFKVAPNTQQPFEVHTPNTSIVVRGTAFNVNAYDDERVRVSLVQGAVTVQGASDEAVTLKPGMECVYGDYNGIRTAPFDTTTIRGWMKGEGYAIRNQKLRDLKPILDRWFAVQVIFDAPEMAHVEVTGPLEKNKLPAFLRAVEASGHVSYYFLGNELHFTQP from the coding sequence ATGGCCACCAACAGTAGTGATCTGATACGGGCGTTGTTTGACGAACAACGGAACGGTACCCTTTCCGAATCTGCAGCACAGCAGCTGAAACAGTTGCTGGACAGTGATCCGCTTGCCCGTGAAACATGGGACGCGTTGCAACAGGAGGCAGCACGGCAGGCAGCTCCTCCAGCGCCGCCACGCCGCCTCTCAGGGCAGTGGTTTGTGTGGGCCGCTGCCGCTTTACTGTTGATGGTGGCCGCCGGCAGCTTTTTCATTTATCATACCCATCAGCATGACAGCATATTTCCTGCACGGACGCGTGACTTTGTGCCGGTGAAAAATGCGGTGCAACTGCTGGTGCCGGGCCGCGCTTCGCTGGCACTCACCGGCGACAGCGCCTTTCAGATATGGCAGGTGGGACAGGTACAGCTGCGCAACGATTCTACCGGACTGCATTACAGCGGTAACGCCAAAGGTTATGCCCTCAATACCCTGCTGATACCACCCGGAGCGGATTACCGCATCACGCTGTCAGACGGAACAGAAGTATGGCTCAATTGCGCTTCCAAACTGCGTTTCCCTTTCAGTTTTCCCGACCATAAACGCGAGGTGTACCTCGAAGGGGAAGCCTGGTTTAAAGTAGCGCCTAATACACAACAACCTTTTGAAGTGCATACTCCCAACACCTCCATCGTGGTAAGGGGAACAGCTTTTAACGTGAACGCCTATGATGATGAACGGGTAAGGGTATCGCTGGTACAGGGCGCCGTGACCGTCCAGGGCGCATCTGATGAGGCCGTGACGCTGAAGCCGGGCATGGAATGTGTTTATGGCGATTACAATGGCATCCGCACCGCACCCTTTGATACTACTACTATCCGCGGATGGATGAAAGGAGAAGGTTATGCTATCCGCAACCAGAAGCTACGTGACCTGAAACCTATTCTGGACCGCTGGTTTGCTGTACAGGTGATCTTCGATGCACCCGAAATGGCGCATGTTGAAGTGACCGGCCCACTGGAAAAAAATAAGCTACCTGCCTTCCTGCGGGCAGTAGAAGCTTCGGGACATGTCAGCTATTATTTCCTGGGTAACGAGCTGCATTTCACACAACCGTAA
- a CDS encoding Fic family protein — MGLDHAVSKIFITPEILSLIAEIDEFKGAWQALGQLAPDRLYSLKRVATIESIGSSTRIEGAKLTDKEVEILMSNLSIQQFGSRDEEEVAGYAAVMNMIFESAGDITPTESHIKQLHRDLLKYSRKDEWHRGNYKKSTNHVEAFDLNGKSLGVIFETATPFDTPLKMEELVDWTMKAFENKELHPLLIISVFTVVFLAIHPFQDGNGRLSRILTTLLLLRAGYAYVPFSSLEAVIEQSKDAYYLSLRKTQSSLKTDTPDWMPWLSFFLHALQQQKNRLKVKVEREKLLLGQLPILSLKILELVKSQGRLSIGEIVVLTNANRNTVKRHLENLVDGKHLQKHGVGRGSWYSV; from the coding sequence ATGGGTCTCGATCACGCTGTCTCAAAAATTTTTATCACTCCTGAGATTTTATCACTTATTGCTGAAATTGATGAGTTTAAGGGAGCCTGGCAAGCCCTGGGACAACTCGCTCCGGATCGCCTTTATAGTTTGAAACGGGTTGCGACGATTGAAAGTATTGGTTCTTCAACTCGTATTGAAGGTGCTAAACTAACAGATAAGGAGGTTGAAATCCTAATGAGCAATCTTTCAATTCAACAATTTGGCTCACGCGATGAAGAAGAAGTGGCAGGTTATGCAGCCGTTATGAATATGATCTTTGAAAGCGCTGGTGATATTACGCCAACAGAAAGCCATATTAAACAACTTCATCGCGATCTCTTAAAGTATAGCCGTAAAGATGAGTGGCATCGGGGCAATTATAAAAAATCTACCAATCATGTAGAGGCATTCGATCTAAATGGTAAAAGTTTAGGAGTGATATTTGAAACTGCGACCCCTTTTGATACCCCATTGAAAATGGAGGAGCTTGTCGACTGGACAATGAAAGCTTTTGAGAATAAAGAACTTCATCCTTTATTAATTATTTCTGTTTTCACAGTTGTATTTCTCGCTATTCACCCCTTTCAGGATGGGAACGGCCGGCTAAGTCGTATTCTGACTACGTTATTGTTATTGAGGGCCGGTTACGCTTATGTTCCATTTAGTTCATTAGAAGCCGTTATTGAGCAAAGCAAAGATGCATATTATCTTTCACTAAGGAAGACTCAAAGTTCATTAAAGACGGATACTCCAGATTGGATGCCCTGGTTATCATTTTTTCTTCACGCTTTGCAGCAGCAAAAAAATCGCTTGAAAGTAAAAGTAGAACGTGAGAAATTGCTACTAGGACAATTACCAATCCTGTCTTTGAAAATATTGGAACTGGTAAAATCCCAGGGAAGACTATCAATCGGCGAAATTGTAGTATTGACGAATGCTAATCGTAACACAGTAAAACGGCATTTGGAAAACCTTGTTGATGGCAAACACCTTCAAAAACATGGGGTAGGACGTGGATCATGGTACTCAGTTTAG